The Maniola hyperantus chromosome 12, iAphHyp1.2, whole genome shotgun sequence genome has a segment encoding these proteins:
- the LOC117986783 gene encoding protein FAM76A isoform X2 translates to MSSAASTALFACSRCFSRHPFEELSPGEQLCKECRGSFPVVKCTYCRSEFQQTSKSNTSSICKKCEANVKAYGKPTACEYCNIIAAFIGNKCQRCANSERKYGAAVTCEQCKQRCAFDRHDDNKKHMFQVDGKLLCWLCTQSLKRALARTKQHNMSTADKNKHRSHKSKSSHKDKRKSDMKSMGSGDMSMNDSQPMEKKSKLTPIQGMYVFNARGELDPNSSDHVVAMTQLKETIASLQKRVQQKDMELLSKDKLITELKAQHHNVTTDLRIEMKNKDRLNENKFTLMNSKIQNLLKEVATLSKSNKKNNKNIKSALANTENGSSGTDSPSTN, encoded by the exons ATGAGTTCAGCCGCATCCACAGCACTTTTCGCTTGCTCTCGTTGTTTCTCAAGGCATCCTTTCGAAGAATTGTCTCCTGGAGAACAGCTTTGCAAG GAGTGTCGTGGCTCTTTTCCCGTCGTCAAGTGCACGTACTGCCGTTCGGAGTTCCAACAGACAAG CAAATCAAATACTTCATCAATCTGCAAAAAATGTGAGGCCAATGTCAAAGCCTATGGAAAGCCTACAGCGTGTGAATACTGCAACATTATTGCTGCATTTATTG GCAACAAGTGTCAGCGATGCGCAAACTCCGAGCGCAAGTATGGCGCAGCGGTGACGTGCGAACAGTGCAAGCAGCGCTGCGCCTTCGACAGACATGATGATAACAAGAAG CATATGTTTCAGGTGGACGGCAAACTGCTGTGTTGGCTGTGCACACAGTCGTTGAAGCGGGCACTGGCACGGACCAAGCAGCATAATATGTCCACAGCTGATAAAAACAAGCACCGCTCACACAA GTCGAAGAGCAGTCACAAAGACAAACGCAAGTCGGACATGAAGTCTATGGGCTCCGGAGACATGTCTATGAATGACTCGCAACCAATGGAGAAGAAGTCCAAACTCACCCCTATACAAGGCATGTATGTTTTTAACGCTCGAG GAGAATTGGACCCCAACAGTTCAGATCACGTGGTAGCAATGACGCAGCTAAAGGAAACCATCGCCAGCCTGCAAAAGAGAGTTCAACAAAAAGATATGGAGCTACTTTCCAAAGACAAACTG ATCACCGAATTAAAAGCGCAGCACCACAACGTCACGACGGACCTCCGGATAGAAATGAAGAACAAGGATCGTTTAAACGAAAATAAATTCACGCTCATGAACTCAAAAATACAGAACCTCCTCAAAGAAGTGGCCACGCTCAGCAAATCCAACAAGAAGAACAACAAGAACATAAAATCCGCGCTCGCGAACACCGAGAACGGCAGCAGTGGCACCGACAGCCCAAGCACCAATTAG
- the LOC117986783 gene encoding protein FAM76A isoform X13: MSSAASTALFACSRCFSRHPFEELSPGEQLCKECRGSFPVVKCTYCRSEFQQTSKSNTSSICKKCEANVKAYGKPTACEYCNIIAAFIGNKCQRCANSERKYGAAVTCEQCKQRCAFDRHDDNKKHMFQVDGKLLCWLCTQSLKRALARTKQHNMSTADKNKHRSHNHKDKRKSDMKSMGSGDMSMNDSQPMEKKSKLTPIQGELDPNSSDHVVAMTQLKETIASLQKRVQQKDMELLSKDKLITELKAQHHNVTTDLRIEMKNKDRLNENKFTLMNSKIQNLLKEVATLSKSNKKNNKNIKSALANTENGSSGTDSPSTN, translated from the exons ATGAGTTCAGCCGCATCCACAGCACTTTTCGCTTGCTCTCGTTGTTTCTCAAGGCATCCTTTCGAAGAATTGTCTCCTGGAGAACAGCTTTGCAAG GAGTGTCGTGGCTCTTTTCCCGTCGTCAAGTGCACGTACTGCCGTTCGGAGTTCCAACAGACAAG CAAATCAAATACTTCATCAATCTGCAAAAAATGTGAGGCCAATGTCAAAGCCTATGGAAAGCCTACAGCGTGTGAATACTGCAACATTATTGCTGCATTTATTG GCAACAAGTGTCAGCGATGCGCAAACTCCGAGCGCAAGTATGGCGCAGCGGTGACGTGCGAACAGTGCAAGCAGCGCTGCGCCTTCGACAGACATGATGATAACAAGAAG CATATGTTTCAGGTGGACGGCAAACTGCTGTGTTGGCTGTGCACACAGTCGTTGAAGCGGGCACTGGCACGGACCAAGCAGCATAATATGTCCACAGCTGATAAAAACAAGCACCGCTCACACAA TCACAAAGACAAACGCAAGTCGGACATGAAGTCTATGGGCTCCGGAGACATGTCTATGAATGACTCGCAACCAATGGAGAAGAAGTCCAAACTCACCCCTATACAAG GAGAATTGGACCCCAACAGTTCAGATCACGTGGTAGCAATGACGCAGCTAAAGGAAACCATCGCCAGCCTGCAAAAGAGAGTTCAACAAAAAGATATGGAGCTACTTTCCAAAGACAAACTG ATCACCGAATTAAAAGCGCAGCACCACAACGTCACGACGGACCTCCGGATAGAAATGAAGAACAAGGATCGTTTAAACGAAAATAAATTCACGCTCATGAACTCAAAAATACAGAACCTCCTCAAAGAAGTGGCCACGCTCAGCAAATCCAACAAGAAGAACAACAAGAACATAAAATCCGCGCTCGCGAACACCGAGAACGGCAGCAGTGGCACCGACAGCCCAAGCACCAATTAG
- the LOC117986783 gene encoding protein FAM76A isoform X1, whose amino-acid sequence MSSAASTALFACSRCFSRHPFEELSPGEQLCKECRGSFPVVKCTYCRSEFQQTSKSNTSSICKKCEANVKAYGKPTACEYCNIIAAFIGNKCQRCANSERKYGAAVTCEQCKQRCAFDRHDDNKKVHMFQVDGKLLCWLCTQSLKRALARTKQHNMSTADKNKHRSHKSKSSHKDKRKSDMKSMGSGDMSMNDSQPMEKKSKLTPIQGMYVFNARGELDPNSSDHVVAMTQLKETIASLQKRVQQKDMELLSKDKLITELKAQHHNVTTDLRIEMKNKDRLNENKFTLMNSKIQNLLKEVATLSKSNKKNNKNIKSALANTENGSSGTDSPSTN is encoded by the exons ATGAGTTCAGCCGCATCCACAGCACTTTTCGCTTGCTCTCGTTGTTTCTCAAGGCATCCTTTCGAAGAATTGTCTCCTGGAGAACAGCTTTGCAAG GAGTGTCGTGGCTCTTTTCCCGTCGTCAAGTGCACGTACTGCCGTTCGGAGTTCCAACAGACAAG CAAATCAAATACTTCATCAATCTGCAAAAAATGTGAGGCCAATGTCAAAGCCTATGGAAAGCCTACAGCGTGTGAATACTGCAACATTATTGCTGCATTTATTG GCAACAAGTGTCAGCGATGCGCAAACTCCGAGCGCAAGTATGGCGCAGCGGTGACGTGCGAACAGTGCAAGCAGCGCTGCGCCTTCGACAGACATGATGATAACAAGAAGGTT CATATGTTTCAGGTGGACGGCAAACTGCTGTGTTGGCTGTGCACACAGTCGTTGAAGCGGGCACTGGCACGGACCAAGCAGCATAATATGTCCACAGCTGATAAAAACAAGCACCGCTCACACAA GTCGAAGAGCAGTCACAAAGACAAACGCAAGTCGGACATGAAGTCTATGGGCTCCGGAGACATGTCTATGAATGACTCGCAACCAATGGAGAAGAAGTCCAAACTCACCCCTATACAAGGCATGTATGTTTTTAACGCTCGAG GAGAATTGGACCCCAACAGTTCAGATCACGTGGTAGCAATGACGCAGCTAAAGGAAACCATCGCCAGCCTGCAAAAGAGAGTTCAACAAAAAGATATGGAGCTACTTTCCAAAGACAAACTG ATCACCGAATTAAAAGCGCAGCACCACAACGTCACGACGGACCTCCGGATAGAAATGAAGAACAAGGATCGTTTAAACGAAAATAAATTCACGCTCATGAACTCAAAAATACAGAACCTCCTCAAAGAAGTGGCCACGCTCAGCAAATCCAACAAGAAGAACAACAAGAACATAAAATCCGCGCTCGCGAACACCGAGAACGGCAGCAGTGGCACCGACAGCCCAAGCACCAATTAG
- the LOC117986783 gene encoding protein FAM76A isoform X11 yields the protein MSSAASTALFACSRCFSRHPFEELSPGEQLCKECRGSFPVVKCTYCRSEFQQTSKSNTSSICKKCEANVKAYGKPTACEYCNIIAAFIGNKCQRCANSERKYGAAVTCEQCKQRCAFDRHDDNKKVHMFQVDGKLLCWLCTQSLKRALARTKQHNMSTADKNKHRSHNHKDKRKSDMKSMGSGDMSMNDSQPMEKKSKLTPIQGELDPNSSDHVVAMTQLKETIASLQKRVQQKDMELLSKDKLITELKAQHHNVTTDLRIEMKNKDRLNENKFTLMNSKIQNLLKEVATLSKSNKKNNKNIKSALANTENGSSGTDSPSTN from the exons ATGAGTTCAGCCGCATCCACAGCACTTTTCGCTTGCTCTCGTTGTTTCTCAAGGCATCCTTTCGAAGAATTGTCTCCTGGAGAACAGCTTTGCAAG GAGTGTCGTGGCTCTTTTCCCGTCGTCAAGTGCACGTACTGCCGTTCGGAGTTCCAACAGACAAG CAAATCAAATACTTCATCAATCTGCAAAAAATGTGAGGCCAATGTCAAAGCCTATGGAAAGCCTACAGCGTGTGAATACTGCAACATTATTGCTGCATTTATTG GCAACAAGTGTCAGCGATGCGCAAACTCCGAGCGCAAGTATGGCGCAGCGGTGACGTGCGAACAGTGCAAGCAGCGCTGCGCCTTCGACAGACATGATGATAACAAGAAGGTT CATATGTTTCAGGTGGACGGCAAACTGCTGTGTTGGCTGTGCACACAGTCGTTGAAGCGGGCACTGGCACGGACCAAGCAGCATAATATGTCCACAGCTGATAAAAACAAGCACCGCTCACACAA TCACAAAGACAAACGCAAGTCGGACATGAAGTCTATGGGCTCCGGAGACATGTCTATGAATGACTCGCAACCAATGGAGAAGAAGTCCAAACTCACCCCTATACAAG GAGAATTGGACCCCAACAGTTCAGATCACGTGGTAGCAATGACGCAGCTAAAGGAAACCATCGCCAGCCTGCAAAAGAGAGTTCAACAAAAAGATATGGAGCTACTTTCCAAAGACAAACTG ATCACCGAATTAAAAGCGCAGCACCACAACGTCACGACGGACCTCCGGATAGAAATGAAGAACAAGGATCGTTTAAACGAAAATAAATTCACGCTCATGAACTCAAAAATACAGAACCTCCTCAAAGAAGTGGCCACGCTCAGCAAATCCAACAAGAAGAACAACAAGAACATAAAATCCGCGCTCGCGAACACCGAGAACGGCAGCAGTGGCACCGACAGCCCAAGCACCAATTAG